A portion of the Homalodisca vitripennis isolate AUS2020 unplaced genomic scaffold, UT_GWSS_2.1 ScUCBcl_6;HRSCAF=292, whole genome shotgun sequence genome contains these proteins:
- the LOC124370165 gene encoding uncharacterized protein LOC124370165, giving the protein MSLSEESAEGSDNEPVLNQSVLENEEDNGQDIRGNETHVKRAFPTPSRSAANRLHSCCLHCAVAAEPQAVLQQNFKKNDAWEAIATQLETTSDTVKSKITYLLASFRREKNKEETSKGTGKGADEIYRSKWFAYEAFGFLKDKNKCKETINSCTSQNASKENDSQVELIQEEDDNTSESASQITQTLPHQQSQEIRSASSQTALGFAKPTPMKRKRTPASPRSQVDEVVGILHNAVRRDACDVYGEHVAMKLKSYSKRTQAFVQHHVNNILFEADMGRYDELPHQNRRFISSVFAELFSLSVPCYYVFVSEFWPTFSGYFTTSTTDYTRVQWGLYFTSVLSSYIPPSRTSTPHHRPFTSIKQ; this is encoded by the exons ATGTCACTGAGTGAGGAGTCAGCTGAAGGCAGTGATAATGAGCCAGTTTTAAACCAATCTGTTCTTGAAAACGAGGAGGATAATGGCCAGGACATTCGTGGCAATgag ACGCACGTCAAACGTGCGTTCCCCACTCCAAGCCGCAGTGCAGCCAACCGCCTGCACTCGTGTTGTCTGCACTGTG CTGTGGCAGCCGAACCACAAGCTGtacttcaacaaaattttaaaaaaaatgacgCTTGGGAAGCTATAGCGACGCAGTTGGAGACGACATCCGACACCGTCAAAAGCAAAATAACCTACTTGTTGGCTTCCTTCAGGAGGGAGAAGAACAAGGAAGAAACTTCAAAAGGGACTGGAAAAG GTGCAGACGAGATCTACAGGAGCAAATGGTTTGCTTACGAAGCTTTTGGGTTTTTGAAGGATAAGAACAAGTGCAAGGAAACCATCAACTCATGTACTTCACAAAACGCTTCAAAGGAGAATGATTCACAG gtTGAGCTCATTCAGGAAGAGGACGACAATACAAGTGAATCTGCTTCCCAAATTACTCAAACCCTCCCTCATCAGCAATCTCAAGAGATACGATCGGCTTCCAGTCAAACGGCACTGGGTTTTGCAAAGCCTACTCCAATGAAGCGCAAAAGAACGCCAGCCTCTCCACGGTCTCAAGTTGACGAGGTGGTCGGCATACTGCATAATGCTGTGAGGCGTGATGCTTGTGATGTGTATGGTGAGCATGTTGCgatgaaattaaaatcttactcCAAGAGGACACAAGCGTTTGTCCAGCACCACGTCAACAACATTCTTTTCGAAGCCGACATGGGCCGCTATGACGAACTTCCTCATCAAAATCGCCGGTTTATCTCATCAGTTTTCGCCGAATTATTCAGCCTCTCCGTCCCCTGCTACTACGTTTTCGTCAGCGAATTCTGGCCCACCTTCTCCGGCTATTTTACTACATCCACAACAGACTACACCAGAGTACAGTGGGGACTCTACTTCACCTCTGTCCTCTCTTCCTACATACCACCATCTAGAACCTCAACCCCCCACCACAGACCATTCACATCAATCAAGCAGTGA